From a single Saimiri boliviensis isolate mSaiBol1 chromosome 15, mSaiBol1.pri, whole genome shotgun sequence genomic region:
- the TRIB1 gene encoding tribbles homolog 1 — translation MRVGPVRSAMSGASQPRGPALLFPAARGVPAKRLLDADDSAAVAAKCPRLSECSSPPDYLSPPGSPCTPQPPPAAPGSGGGSGSAPGPCRIADYLLLPLAEREHVSRALCIHTGRELRCKVFPIKHYQDKIRPYIQLPSHSNITGIVEVILGETKAYVFFEKDFGDMHSYVRSRKRLREEEAARLFKQIVSAVAHCHQSAIVLGDLKLRKFVFSTEERTQLRLESLEDTHIIKGEDDALSDKHGCPAYVSPEILNTTGTYSGKAADVWSLGVMLYTLLVGRYPFHDSDPSALFSKIRRGQFCIPEHISPKARCLIRSLLRREPSERLTAPEILLHPWFESILEPGYVDSEIGTSDQIVPEYQEDSDISSFFC, via the exons ATGCGGGTGGGTCCGGTGCGCTCTGCCATGAGCGGCGCCTCGCAGCCCCGCGGTCCGGCCCTGCTGTTCCCCGCCGCCCGAGGTGTCCCGGCCAAACGCCTGCTGGACGCGGACGACTCGGCGGCCGTGGCGGCCAAGTGCCCGCGCCTCTCCGAGTGCTCCAGTCCCCCGGACTACCTCAGCCCCCCCGGCTCGCCCTGCACCCCGCAGCCCCCGCCTGCTGCGCCGGGGTCCGGCGGCGGCTCCGGGAGCGCGCCGGGGCCCTGCCGCATCGCCGACTACCTGCTGCTGCCCCTAGCCGAGCGCGAGCATGTGTCCCGGGCCCTGTGCATCCACACTGGCCGCGAGCTGCGCTGCAAG GTGTTCCCCATTAAACACTACCAGGACAAAATCAGGCCTTACATCCAGCTGCCATCACACAGCAACATTACCGGCATCGTGGAGGTGATCCTTGGGGAAACTAAGGCCTACGTCTTCTTTGAGAAGGACTTTGGAGACATGCACTCCTATGTGCGGAGCCGGAAGAGGCTGCGAGAAGAGGAGGCTGCTCGGCTCTTCAAGCAGATTGTCTCCGCCGTCGCCCACTGCCACCAGTCAGCCATCGTACTGGGAGACCTGAAGCTTAGGAAGTTCGTCTTCTCCACGGAGGAGAG AACCCAGCTCAGACTAGAAAGTCTGGAAGACACACACATCATCAAGGGGGAGGATGATGCTTTGTCAGACAAACACGGCTGCCCAGCCTACGTGAGCCCTGAGATCCTCAACACCACCGGGACCTACTCTGGAAAGGCTGCGGATGTCTGGAGCTTAGGGGTGATGCTCTATACCCTTCTGGTTGGACGATACCCCTTCCATGACTCGGACCCCAGTGCCCTTTTCTCCAAAATCCGGCGAGGACAGTTCTGCATTCCTGAACACATTTCCCCCAAAGCCAGGTGCCTCATTCGCAGTCTTTTGAGACGGGAGCCCTCTGAGAGACTCACTGCCCCTGAGATCTTACTGCACCCCTGGTTTGAGTCCATCTTGGAACCTGGGTATGTTGACTCAGAAATAGGAACTTCAGACCAGATTGTTCCAGAGTACCAGGAGGACAGTGACATTAGTTCCTTCTTCTGCTAA